The window TTATTGTGACACAATTGAAGTTACAATTAACGAAGACAACTCTATTACAACCAAAGATAACGGTCGTGGAATTCCTGTTGGAATTCACAAAAAAGAAGGCGTTTCTGCATTACAAGTTGTAATGACAAAAATTGGTGCTGGTGGTAAATTTGATAAAGATTCTTATAAAGTTTCTGGTGGTTTACACGGTGTTGGTGTTTCTTGTGTGAATGCATTATCTGAACACTTAACCGCAACAGTACATAAAGAAGGAAAAGTTTGGCAACAAGAATATTCTAAAGGAAAAACATTATATCCAGTTAAAACAATTGGAGAAACCGATTTTACTGGAACAATTGTTACTTTCTTACCAGACACTTCTATTTTTCAGCAATCTACAGAATACAATTATGAAACGCTAGCAACACGTATGCGTGAATTAGCGTATTTAAATAAAGGTATCACAATCACTTTAACAGATAAAAGAAATACAGACGATGAAGGAAACTTTGTTTCTGAAACGTTTCACTCTAAAGAAGGATTACCAGAATTTATCAAATATTTAGATTCTACTCGCGAGCAATTAACGGCTACAGTAATTTCTATGGAAGGCGAGAAAAACGGAATTCCTGTTGAAGTTGCTATGGTTTATAATACGTCGTATTCAGAGAATTTACACTCGTATGTAAACAACATTAATACGCACGAAGGCGGAACGCATTTATCTGGTTTTAGACGTGGATTAACGCACACTTTAAAAAAGTATGCAGATGAATCTGGTTTATTAAAAAATGTAAAGTTCGAAATTGCTGGAGATGATTTCCGTGAAGGATTAACAGCCATTGTTTCTGTAAAAGTTGCAGAACCACAATTTGAGGGGCAAACAAAAACCAAATTAGGAAACAGAGAAGTATCTTCTGCAGTTTCTCAAGCAGTTTCAGAAATGCTAACTGATTACTTAGAGGAAAACCCTAATGATGCAAAAACTATTGTTCAGAAAGTAATTTTAGCAGCAACCGCAAGACATGCAGCACGTAAAGCCAGAGAAATGGTACAACGTAAAACTGTAATGTCTATTGGAGGTTTACCTGGTAAATTATCTGACTGTTCTGAAACTGATCCAGAACAATGTGAAATTTTCTTAGTTGAGGGAGATTCGGCAGGTGGAACAGCAAAACAAGGTCGTGACAGAAACTTTCAAGCAATTCTTCCACTTCGTGGGAAAATTTTAAATGTTGAAAAAGCAATGCAACATAAGGTTTTTGAAAACGAAGAAATCAAAAACATGTTTACTGCTTTAGGAGTTTCTATAGGAACAGAGGAAGATCCAAGAGCATTAAACTTATCAAAAATAAGATACCATAAAGTAGTTATTATGTGTGATGCCGATGTAGATGGATCGCATATTGCCACCTTAATATTAACATTCTTCTTTAGATATATGCGTGAAATGGTTGAGCAAGGTTATATTTATATTGCTACTCCTCCATTATATTTAGTAAAAAAAGGACAAAAAAGAGAATACGCTTGGGATGACAATCAACGTGATTTAATTGCTCAAAAAATGGGTGGTTCAGTAAATATTCAGCGTTATAAAGGTCTTGGTGAGATGAACGCAGAACAACTTTGGGACACTACAATGAATCCTGAATTTAGAACACTACGTCAAGTTGTTATAGACAACGCTACTGAGGCAGATAGAGTTTTCTCTATGTTAATGGGAGACGAAGTTCCACCACGTAGAGATTTTATCGAAAGAAATGCTAAATATGCAAATATTGATGCTTAAATATTAGCAACAACCTTAAAAAGCCCAATTAATTTAAATTGGGCTTTTTTTTATGCACTAAATTTCAGTTTCATATATTTACTTTTTAAAATCAAATCAACATGAAAAAAATACTTTTACTACTTTTATTTTCAGCCTCAACAATTAATATGTACTCTCAAGATGGTGCAGAAGGAATTCTTTTTGCGGCTTCAGAAGATACAAACCGTTTAGCAGAAGGATACGTAAACCCTGTTATGAACGGACTAATTTTAAGCATGAATAATGGTTGGTATCATACAGCAAAAGTTCATAAAAAATTTGGATTCGACATTACAATTGGAGTTAGCGGATCTATAGTTCCTTCAAAAGACGAAATGTTTTCATTAACAAACTTAAATTCAATCAATCAACCATCAGGAAATTTAACTTCAGCTACAATTGCTGGCTCAGAAAATGACGGAAGCACCGCTACAGTTACGTTTCAAGAAAACGGAATTACATTTACCGGGACTTTTGATATGCCTGGCGGAATAAAAGAAGATTTACCAATTAACGCTGTTCCTGCTCCGGCAATACAAGCAAGTTTAGGACTTCCATTTCAATCTGATATTATGGTGCGCTATGTTCCTAAAGTTGGAGATGATGACGTAAAGGGAAGTTTATTTGGTGTTGGACTGAAAAAAGAAATAACAGACTGGTTTGGACCATTAGGAAAAACACCACTGCACATTTCTTTATTAGCAGCTTATTCTACCATGAATGTTGACTATAATATTACAGACGAAGATCCTTCTGATGATATTGAAATTGAAAACGGTAAAGTAGATTTTGATTTAAATTCTTATACAATTCAAGCTATTGCTTCTTTAAATTTTCCTGTCATTAATGTTTATGGAGGTGTGGGTTATAATGGCGGTTCTTCTTCTTTTGTAATGTCTGGAAAATATACTGTTTCTTATAACGCTTCTTTAAATCAAAGAACACTAAACGATCCATTAAATTTAGACTTCAACTCAAGCGGAATGAATGCAACACTTGGAACACGAATAAGTTTAGGGTTTTTCAAAATATTTGGAAGTTATACCTTTCAAGAATATAACTCAGTAAATGCAGGTATTGCATTTAGTTTTAGATAAAAATAAAATCACATTATTTTATATGGACTCCATTGAAATTTCAATGGAGTTTTACTTTTTTATAACTAGCTAAATAACTACTTTTGTGTAACTTAAATTAATAACACAATTAAATAAAATATAAAATGAAAGTAACAGTTGTTGGCGCAGGAGCCGTAGGTGCAAGTTGTGCAGAGTACATTGCCATTAAAAACTTCGCTTCAGAAGTTGTATTAGTAGATATTAAAGAAGGTTTTGCGGAAGGTAAAGCAATGGATTTAATGCAAACCGCTTCTTTAAACGGTTTTGACACTAAAATTACAGGAACTACTGGAGATTACACTAAAACTGCAGGTTCTGATATTTGTGTAATTACTTCTGGTATTGCTCGTAAACCAGGAATGTCTCGTGATGAGTTATTAGGAATAAACGCAGGTATTGTAAAAATGGTTTCTGCAAGCTTAATTGAACACTCTCCAAACACAATTATTATCGTTGTTTCTAATCCAATGGATACAATGACGTATTTAGTTCATAAAACAACTGGATTACCAAAAAACAGAATTATTGGAATGGGTGGAGCATTAGATTCTGCTCGTTTTAAATATAGATTAGCCGAAGCTTTAGGAGCTCCGATTTCTGATATTGACGGAATGGTTATTGGTGGACACTCAGATAAAGGAATGGTTCCTTTAACTAGATTAGCTACACGTAACTCTGTACCAGTTTCAGAATTTTTATCTGAAGAAAGGTTAGACAAAGTTATGCAAGACACTAAAGTTGGTGGAGCAACATTAACTGGTTTACTAGGAACTTCTGCTTGGTACGCACCAGGTGCTGCAGTTTCTGGAATGGTACAAGCAATTGCTTGTGACACTAAAAAGATTTTTCCTTGTTCTGCATTATTAGATGGAGAATACGGTTTATCTGATTTATGTATTGGAGTACCTGTTGTATTAGGAAAAAACGGAATTGAAAATATCGTTGAAATTAATTTATCTGACGCTGAAAAAGCGCATTTAAGTTCTTCTGCAGAAGCGGTTAAAAATAACAACGCTGCGTTAGAATTATAATAATGAACTTAATAGTATTTAAAAAAGCAACTCTTCTGAGTTGCTTTTTTTTTGGTTTTTTGGCACTTGACTTTCTCGTAAAAAAACACGAACTTCGCTAACTCCTGATATATCGAATTAAAACTCGGCATATCATTTAAGTTAGCGAAACGTATAAAAAAACTCCAACTTTTAAATTTGGAGTTTTTCTTTTCTCTAAAATTTAAGACAATCCAGAAATTACACCATTATTATCTATTGTCATTCCTTCGGAAGCAGGTTTGGACGGTAAACCTGGCATTCGCATCATTTTACCTAAAATTGGGATTATAAATTGTGCACCTGCTGCAATTTCAATTTCGCGAACGGTAACAACAAAATTCTCTGGCCTACCAATTAAAGCAGCATTGTCTGAAAATGATTTTTGTGTTTTTGCCATACAAATTGCAAAATTGTTAAAGCCAAGTCGATCAATTCTGCGTAGATTTAATTTTGCTCTGTTATCGTACTCTACAGAAGTTGCTCCGTAAATTTCTTTGGCAATTGTTTCAATTTTGTCTTTTACAGGAGATTCCCAATTATATAACGGTTTAAATTGTGTGGCTTTATTTTCTACAACATCAACTACCGCAGTTGCTAAGTTTTTAGTTCCTTCTCCTCCATTTGCCCAACCTTTAGACAAAACTGCTTGCACACCTAAACTTGCACATTTCTCTATCACAAAATTCACTTCTTCATCAGAATCTGAAATAAAAGAATTGATTGCCACAACTGGCTCAATATTAAATTTTCTAATATTTTCTATATGTTTTTCTAAATTTGAAAATCCGGTTTTAACTTTTTCTAAACTTGGTGTATTGTATGCTTCTTTTTTAGCTCCACCATGATGTCTTAATGCTCTAATGGTTGCGACCAAAACTACACACTTAGGGTTTAAACCGCCAAAAGCAGATTTAATATTTAAGAATTTTTCTGCGCCTAGATCGGCTCCAAAGCCAGCTTCAGTTACTACATAATTAGATAATGAAAGTCCCATTTTGGTTGCAATTAAGGTATTTGTTCCTTGTGCAATATTTGCAAACGGTCCTCCATGAATAATGGCAGGATTTTCTTCTAAAGTCTGTACTAAATTTGGTTTTATAGCATCTTTTAACAGAATTGCCATGGCGTTTTCAGCTTTTAAATCGCGCGCAAAGATTGGCTTTTTATCAAACGTAAATCCAATAAAGATATCACCTAAACGTTTTTTAAGGTTTTCAAAATCGGTTGTCATACAAAGAATTGCCATTACTTCCGAAGCTGGTGTGATATTGAATCCGTCTTGTCTTGGAATTCCGTTTGCTGTTCCTCCTAAACCTATGGTAATATCGCGCAATGCTCTATCATTCATATCGATAACACGTTTCCAAAGAATAGTTCTTGGATCTATGTTTAAGTTATTTTCTTTGCTTTGTAAATTATTATCAATTAATGCAGACAATAAATTATTAGCTTTTTCAATAGCGTTAAAATCACCCGTAAAATGAAGATTTATGTCTTCCATTGGCACAACTTGTGAGAATCCACCACCTGCAGCTCCACCTTTTATTCCGAAAACTGGTCCTAAAGAAGGCTCTCTTAAAACTACGGTTGCTTGTTTGTCAATTTTATTTAAACCTTCGGTTAAGCCAATGGAAACTGTTGTTTTTCCTTCGCCAGCAGGCGTTGGTGTTAATGCAGTAACTAAAACTAGGTTGTTGTGCTTTATTTTATTTTCGTCTATTAAATCTAAAGGTAATTTAGCTTTGTATTTTCCGTACATCTCTAAATCATCTTCCTTAATAGCAAGTTTTTTTGCAATCTCTTTTATATGTAATAATTGCTTTTCTTGTGCAATTTCTATATCCGATTTAAAACTCATTCTTATCTATTTAGTTGTTTATGTTCGATTTTGGTTTTGCGTTAGGGATTGAATGGCGTGTTTGAGCTCTTTTATGAGGCACGAATAAAAAGCGAGTAATGAAAGCCCGCTCGAACGCCCAAACAACAATATTTCAATACAATAAAAACCAAGTAAATATACTGTTTTTTGTAAGTAAAAAAGTTAACTTTTTAAAACACTTGTAATTGTATTAAAAAAGAATTGGGTAAGAGTATTTGAAATACTATATTTGCACGTTTTTACACAAAAGTCGAACAAAAATATAAAGATGCAAAACAAAGGACTTATTAAAGTATTCGCTATCCTTTTTGGATTAGTTAGTTTATACCAATTATCATTTTCGTTTTTTACAACCAATGTAGAGAACAGCGCAAAAGCCTATTCTCAGGAAATGGCTATTGAAAAAACAGGTAGAGAACTTGCTACGCTAGAGAAAAAATATTTAGATAGTGTTGCTAACAAAGATATTATTGCGGGTTATACCTACAATGATATTAAAGACAAGGAAATGAACCTTGGGTTAGATTTAAAAGGTGGAATTAATGCCATTTTACAAGTATCTGTAAAGGATATCTTAATTGGTTTATCTAACGATTCTAAGAGTGTAGTATTTAAAAAGGCGTTAGCAAATGCTGATGAAGCTCAGAAAGATAGTCAAGATAACTACTTAGACTTATTTTTTGATGCTTTTGAAAAGGAAGCAAACGGAACTATAAAGCTAAGTGATCCTGGAGTTTTTGGAACAAAAGCTTTACGTGAAAAGATTGACTTTAAAAAAACAAATGCTGAAGTAAAGCCTATATTACAAGAAGAAATTAACAGTTCTATTAATACTACTTTTGAAGTATTACGTAGTAGAATTGATCAATTTGGTGTAGCACAACCAAACATACAACGTATTGGAAACTCTGGAAGAATTCAAGTTGAATTACCTGGAGCTAAAGACATAGAACGTGTTCAGAAAATAATTACTGCATCTGCAGAATTACAATTCTGGGAAGTACACACAAATGCAGAAGTACAAAACTTTTTCTTTGAAGCTAACGCAAAAGTAAGCGAGTTATTAAAAGATACTTCAGTTACTGAACAAGCTAAAGATTCTACAGATACAAATAGTATTGATGATCTTTTAGGTGAAAGTGCAGATTCTACAAAGGTTGCTCAACAAGAATCGTTGTTTAAGTATTTACAACCAATGGTTGCTCAAAACCAACAACAAATTAGCTCTTTAGTTGCTAACGCAAGTGTATTAGATACTGCTAAAGTGAATACTCTTTTAGCAATGAAAGACGTTAGAGCTTTATTACCTGCAAACTTAAAGTACACAAAATTCTTATGGGATTATAAATCTAATACAGGTACAGACGGAACTGAATACATTGGCTTATATGCTATTAAAGGTAACAGAAATGATGTTGCAAACATAGAAGGTGATGTTATTTTAGATGCTGCACAAGTTTACGATCAATTAAGTAAGCCTGAAGTTAGCATGACAATGAACAGTGTTGGCTCTAAGAAATGGGCAAAATTAACTGGTGATAATACTGGTAAATTTGTAGCTGTTGTTTTAGATGATTATGTATATACTGCACCATCTGTTCCTGGAGCTATTACTGGAGGTAGAACTTCTATTTCTGGTAATATGACTGTGGAAGATGCTGAAGATATTGCTACGGTTTTAAAAGCTGGTAAATTACCTGCTGCTGCAAGAATTATTCAATCGGAAGTTGTTGGACCATCTTTAGGTAAAGAATCTATTAGTGCAAGTACTTGGTCTTTTGGATTAGCAATTTTATTAGTATTAGTTTGGATGTTCTTATACTACGGTAAAGCTGGTTTATATGCTGATATTGCATTATTAGTAAATATCTTATTTATTTTTGGTGTTTTAGCTTCATTTAATGCGGTGTTAACATTACCTGGTATTGCTGGTATTATCTTAACAATTGGTATGTCTGTAGATGCAAACGTAATTATATTTGAAAGAATTAAAGAAGCGCTTTACGGAGGAAAAGGTTTAAAACAATCTGTAGAAGAAGGTTTTAGTTTTAAAGGAGCCTTATCTGCAATTATTGATGCAAATATTACTACTTTCTTAACAGGAGTTATTTTATATGTATTTGGTACAGGACCAATTAAAGGTTTTGCATTAACATTAATGGTTGGTATTTTAACATCTTTATTTACAGCAGTATTTATTACTCGCTTGTTTATTGATGGTGCTGTTGCAAGAGGAAGTAACTTAACGTTTAACACTTCAATTTCTAAAGGATGGTTCCAAAACATTAACATAAACTTCTTAAGAAAACGTAAGATTGCTTACTTTATTTCTGGTGCTATTATTTTAGCTGGTTTAGTTTCTATTGGAACTTTAGGATTAAAACAAGGAGTTGATTTTAAAGGAGGACGTTCTTATGTTGTTCGTTTTGACCAAACAATGAACCCAACAGAAGTTTCTAATTCATTAAAAGATGTATTTGGTACTGCTCCAGAAGTTAAAACTTATGGAAATGATCATCAATTAAAAATAACAACCGTTTATAAAATTGAAGAAGAAGGTAAAAATGTAGATAACGATGTTCAAAATGCATTGTTTACTGGATTAAAATCTTACTTAGGAGATACAACTTATGAAGGCTTTAAACCAGGTTTTGAAAAAGCTGGAAGCGGGGTTATGAGCTACATGAAAGTAGAACCAACTATTGCAGATGATATTAAACAATCTGCAATTTGGGCAGTTTTAGGATCATTATTAGTTGTTTTCTTATACATCTTATTACGTTTTAGAAAAATGTCTTATTCTATTGGAGCTGTTGGAGCTGTATTTCACGATGTATTAATCGTATTAGGAGTATTCTCAATATTCTATAAAATAATGCCATTTGATATGGAAATTGGACAATCATTTATTGCAGCTATATTAACTGTAGTTGGATATTCATTAAATGATACCGTAGTTATATTTGATAGAATTAGAGACTTTGTTGGTGGTAAGAAAACAGTTGCAGAAAGTGATGTTGATCGTGCATTAAGCTCTACTTTAGGAAGAACAATAAATACATCTTTAACAACATTATTAGTAATGTTAGCAATCTTTTTCTTTGGAGGAGATTCTATTAGAGGATTTATGTTTGCCTTAATTGTAGGTGTTGTTGTAGGTACATATTCATCATTATTTGTGGCGACTCCATTAATGTTCGACACTTCTAAAAAAGAAGAAAACAAAAAGAACTAAAACTCTTTTTACAAAATATTCAAAAACCGTTTTCTTGTGCTGAATTTATTTCAGTAACTCTAAAACGGTTTTTGTATTTAATATCAAGCAACTATCTTTACAACCTGATGAAAATAACAAGAATTCACGATTTATATTTTAAAGAATTTATCCCTTCGGATGAAATTACAAGTATTGTTAAAAGCTTAGCAAGACAAGTAGAAGGCGATTTAGATAAAAATGAAGTGCCAATATTTGTTGGAATTTTAAACGGATGCTTTGTATTTGCCGCAGATTTTATTAGAGAATATAATGGTAATTGCGAAGTTTCATTTGTAAAACTAGCTTCTTATAATGGTACATCTTCAACCGAAAATGTAAAAAAACTGGTAGGTATCAATGAAGATTTAACTGGTAGAACAGTAATAATTCTTGAAGATATAATTGATACTGGAACAACATTACAGGAGATTTATACAATTTTTAGAAATCACAATGTAAAAGAACTTAAAATTGTAACATTATTCTTTAAACCAGATGTTTACA of the Tenacibaculum todarodis genome contains:
- a CDS encoding formate--tetrahydrofolate ligase translates to MSFKSDIEIAQEKQLLHIKEIAKKLAIKEDDLEMYGKYKAKLPLDLIDENKIKHNNLVLVTALTPTPAGEGKTTVSIGLTEGLNKIDKQATVVLREPSLGPVFGIKGGAAGGGFSQVVPMEDINLHFTGDFNAIEKANNLLSALIDNNLQSKENNLNIDPRTILWKRVIDMNDRALRDITIGLGGTANGIPRQDGFNITPASEVMAILCMTTDFENLKKRLGDIFIGFTFDKKPIFARDLKAENAMAILLKDAIKPNLVQTLEENPAIIHGGPFANIAQGTNTLIATKMGLSLSNYVVTEAGFGADLGAEKFLNIKSAFGGLNPKCVVLVATIRALRHHGGAKKEAYNTPSLEKVKTGFSNLEKHIENIRKFNIEPVVAINSFISDSDEEVNFVIEKCASLGVQAVLSKGWANGGEGTKNLATAVVDVVENKATQFKPLYNWESPVKDKIETIAKEIYGATSVEYDNRAKLNLRRIDRLGFNNFAICMAKTQKSFSDNAALIGRPENFVVTVREIEIAAGAQFIIPILGKMMRMPGLPSKPASEGMTIDNNGVISGLS
- a CDS encoding DUF6588 family protein, which produces MKKILLLLLFSASTINMYSQDGAEGILFAASEDTNRLAEGYVNPVMNGLILSMNNGWYHTAKVHKKFGFDITIGVSGSIVPSKDEMFSLTNLNSINQPSGNLTSATIAGSENDGSTATVTFQENGITFTGTFDMPGGIKEDLPINAVPAPAIQASLGLPFQSDIMVRYVPKVGDDDVKGSLFGVGLKKEITDWFGPLGKTPLHISLLAAYSTMNVDYNITDEDPSDDIEIENGKVDFDLNSYTIQAIASLNFPVINVYGGVGYNGGSSSFVMSGKYTVSYNASLNQRTLNDPLNLDFNSSGMNATLGTRISLGFFKIFGSYTFQEYNSVNAGIAFSFR
- the mdh gene encoding malate dehydrogenase; translated protein: MKVTVVGAGAVGASCAEYIAIKNFASEVVLVDIKEGFAEGKAMDLMQTASLNGFDTKITGTTGDYTKTAGSDICVITSGIARKPGMSRDELLGINAGIVKMVSASLIEHSPNTIIIVVSNPMDTMTYLVHKTTGLPKNRIIGMGGALDSARFKYRLAEALGAPISDIDGMVIGGHSDKGMVPLTRLATRNSVPVSEFLSEERLDKVMQDTKVGGATLTGLLGTSAWYAPGAAVSGMVQAIACDTKKIFPCSALLDGEYGLSDLCIGVPVVLGKNGIENIVEINLSDAEKAHLSSSAEAVKNNNAALEL
- the gyrB gene encoding DNA topoisomerase (ATP-hydrolyzing) subunit B — encoded protein: MSEEKKHNYDASSIQALEGMEHVRMRPSMYIGDVGVRGLHHLVYEVVDNSIDEAMGGYCDTIEVTINEDNSITTKDNGRGIPVGIHKKEGVSALQVVMTKIGAGGKFDKDSYKVSGGLHGVGVSCVNALSEHLTATVHKEGKVWQQEYSKGKTLYPVKTIGETDFTGTIVTFLPDTSIFQQSTEYNYETLATRMRELAYLNKGITITLTDKRNTDDEGNFVSETFHSKEGLPEFIKYLDSTREQLTATVISMEGEKNGIPVEVAMVYNTSYSENLHSYVNNINTHEGGTHLSGFRRGLTHTLKKYADESGLLKNVKFEIAGDDFREGLTAIVSVKVAEPQFEGQTKTKLGNREVSSAVSQAVSEMLTDYLEENPNDAKTIVQKVILAATARHAARKAREMVQRKTVMSIGGLPGKLSDCSETDPEQCEIFLVEGDSAGGTAKQGRDRNFQAILPLRGKILNVEKAMQHKVFENEEIKNMFTALGVSIGTEEDPRALNLSKIRYHKVVIMCDADVDGSHIATLILTFFFRYMREMVEQGYIYIATPPLYLVKKGQKREYAWDDNQRDLIAQKMGGSVNIQRYKGLGEMNAEQLWDTTMNPEFRTLRQVVIDNATEADRVFSMLMGDEVPPRRDFIERNAKYANIDA
- the secDF gene encoding protein translocase subunit SecDF, producing the protein MQNKGLIKVFAILFGLVSLYQLSFSFFTTNVENSAKAYSQEMAIEKTGRELATLEKKYLDSVANKDIIAGYTYNDIKDKEMNLGLDLKGGINAILQVSVKDILIGLSNDSKSVVFKKALANADEAQKDSQDNYLDLFFDAFEKEANGTIKLSDPGVFGTKALREKIDFKKTNAEVKPILQEEINSSINTTFEVLRSRIDQFGVAQPNIQRIGNSGRIQVELPGAKDIERVQKIITASAELQFWEVHTNAEVQNFFFEANAKVSELLKDTSVTEQAKDSTDTNSIDDLLGESADSTKVAQQESLFKYLQPMVAQNQQQISSLVANASVLDTAKVNTLLAMKDVRALLPANLKYTKFLWDYKSNTGTDGTEYIGLYAIKGNRNDVANIEGDVILDAAQVYDQLSKPEVSMTMNSVGSKKWAKLTGDNTGKFVAVVLDDYVYTAPSVPGAITGGRTSISGNMTVEDAEDIATVLKAGKLPAAARIIQSEVVGPSLGKESISASTWSFGLAILLVLVWMFLYYGKAGLYADIALLVNILFIFGVLASFNAVLTLPGIAGIILTIGMSVDANVIIFERIKEALYGGKGLKQSVEEGFSFKGALSAIIDANITTFLTGVILYVFGTGPIKGFALTLMVGILTSLFTAVFITRLFIDGAVARGSNLTFNTSISKGWFQNININFLRKRKIAYFISGAIILAGLVSIGTLGLKQGVDFKGGRSYVVRFDQTMNPTEVSNSLKDVFGTAPEVKTYGNDHQLKITTVYKIEEEGKNVDNDVQNALFTGLKSYLGDTTYEGFKPGFEKAGSGVMSYMKVEPTIADDIKQSAIWAVLGSLLVVFLYILLRFRKMSYSIGAVGAVFHDVLIVLGVFSIFYKIMPFDMEIGQSFIAAILTVVGYSLNDTVVIFDRIRDFVGGKKTVAESDVDRALSSTLGRTINTSLTTLLVMLAIFFFGGDSIRGFMFALIVGVVVGTYSSLFVATPLMFDTSKKEENKKN